In the genome of Deltaproteobacteria bacterium, one region contains:
- a CDS encoding citrate synthase has product MPTQHKQFLTVVDNRTGKKYELPVEHRSIWAVDLKRIRVDENDRGLYSYDPAFLNTTSCKSSITFIDGEKGILLYRGYPIEELAQKKSYLEVAYLIIYGELPNREQFAEWEEEIKGHLRVNAAINHMMRALPRSSHPMPMLISAIAALSCLNPGARNVTDVEGRQLQIVRLIAKAPTLAAWALRHNRDLPPVEPDPEMSYTGNFLAMLFQEGNKKYKPHPVIEKALDVLFTLHADHEQNCSTTAMRVIGSSHADPFAAAAGAAAALFGPRHGGANEAVLKMLKKIGSKDKVAEHIRHVKDGEERLMGFGHRVYKNYDPRAKVIKDTATKVFEVTGINPLLDIALELERIALEDNYFIKRKLYPNVDFYSGLIYEAIGIPTEMFTVLFAVARVSGWLAQWREFLLDPEQKISRPRQIYLGRGLRHLIGIPFYGVMN; this is encoded by the coding sequence ATGCCCACCCAACACAAACAGTTTCTGACCGTTGTCGACAACCGCACCGGGAAAAAATACGAGCTTCCTGTCGAACACCGTTCCATCTGGGCCGTGGATCTCAAACGAATCAGGGTCGACGAGAACGACCGCGGGCTTTACAGTTATGACCCCGCCTTTTTAAACACCACCTCATGCAAGAGCAGTATCACCTTTATTGACGGCGAAAAAGGGATCCTCCTTTATCGCGGCTACCCGATTGAAGAGCTGGCTCAAAAAAAGAGCTACCTCGAAGTGGCCTACCTGATCATTTATGGGGAACTCCCCAACCGCGAGCAGTTCGCCGAATGGGAGGAGGAAATCAAAGGGCATCTCCGGGTCAACGCGGCCATCAACCATATGATGCGGGCGTTGCCAAGGAGTTCGCACCCCATGCCGATGCTGATTTCCGCCATCGCCGCCTTGTCGTGTCTGAACCCCGGGGCGCGCAACGTCACCGACGTCGAGGGACGACAGCTCCAGATTGTCCGGCTGATTGCCAAGGCCCCGACCTTGGCCGCCTGGGCCCTTCGGCACAACCGGGATCTCCCCCCGGTTGAACCCGACCCTGAAATGAGCTACACGGGGAATTTTCTCGCCATGCTTTTTCAGGAGGGGAATAAAAAATACAAGCCCCATCCGGTCATCGAGAAGGCGCTCGATGTTCTCTTTACCCTCCATGCCGACCACGAGCAAAACTGCTCCACCACCGCCATGCGGGTGATTGGTTCCTCCCATGCCGATCCCTTTGCGGCGGCGGCCGGGGCGGCGGCGGCCCTCTTCGGCCCCCGTCACGGCGGCGCCAATGAGGCGGTGCTCAAGATGCTGAAGAAAATCGGCTCCAAGGACAAGGTCGCCGAACACATCCGGCACGTTAAGGACGGCGAAGAAAGGCTGATGGGTTTTGGACACCGTGTTTACAAAAACTACGACCCCCGCGCCAAGGTCATCAAGGACACAGCCACGAAGGTGTTTGAGGTCACGGGAATAAACCCGTTGCTTGATATCGCCCTCGAGCTCGAACGCATCGCGCTGGAGGACAATTACTTCATCAAACGCAAGCTCTATCCCAATGTCGATTTTTACAGCGGCCTCATCTACGAAGCCATCGGCATTCCCACCGAGATGTTCACCGTCCTTTTTGCCGTGGCCCGTGTCTCCGGGTGGCTGGCCCAGTGGCGCGAGTTTCTGTTGGATCCCGAGCAAAAAATATCCCGCCCGCGGCAGATATACCTTGGACGGGGTTTAAGGCATTTAATTGGGATCCCCTTTTACGGAGTGATGAATTGA